Proteins encoded in a region of the Zonotrichia albicollis isolate bZonAlb1 chromosome 22, bZonAlb1.hap1, whole genome shotgun sequence genome:
- the NSUN5 gene encoding 28S rRNA (cytosine-C(5))-methyltransferase — MALYSAAAAVLAGLERGEGGLKSLVYNSGFPHVRQLYALVSETLRYASVLEKLLDGAALLQAEKKLPPQLAKVLVYDLLFGKGLKCGGRWKALARRHRARLEAELARMKVRHKVSRNEDLLAPEKAVSAAASQVPRYVRINTLKTCVDDVIEFFKRQGYTYLGKAVSVEEMKALSGKKFMLDLHLPELLVFPSQTDLHDNLLYTSGHIILQDKASCLPAFLLGPVAGSHVIDACAAPGNKTSHLAAILKNKGQIFAFDVDPKRVATMNTLLTRAGVTGCQLVQQDFLTVDPRDRKYSRVTHILLDPSCSGSGMVTRGPGEEAAPSAERLQALAGFQHRVLSHALSFPALQRLVYSTCSLHQEENEDVVQAVLQEWGSAFRLVTAFPSWPCRGLAAFSGAESCLRASPAETLTHGFFVAVLERCREGAAAPSSLPAAAKESPQPGEGAEPGAAPKKRKKQRVKE; from the exons ATGGCGCTGTACAGCGCGGCGGCCGCGGTGCTGGCGGGGCTGGAGCGCGGCGAAGGCGGCCTGAAGAGCCTCGTGTACAACAGCGGCTTCCCG CATGTCCGGCAGCTGTACGCGCTGGTGTCCGAGACCCTCCGCTACGCCTCGGTgctggagaagctgctggaTGGAGCCGCGCTGCTGCAGGCCGAGAAGAAGCTGCCGCCGCAGCTGGCGAAG GTCTTGGTGTATGACCTGCTCTTCGGCAAGGGGCTGAAGTGCGGGGGCCGGTGGAAGGCCCTGGCCCGGCGGCACCGGGCGCGGCTGGAGGCCGAGCTGGCGCGCATGAAGGTGCGGCACAAGGTGAGCCGCAACGAGGACCTGCTGGCCCCGGAGAAGGCAGTAAGCGCCGCAG CCTCCCAGGTCCCACGCTACGTCCGGATCAACACCCTGAAGACTTGTGTGGACGATGTGATCGAGTTCTTCAAGCGCCAGGGATATACCTATCTGGGCAAGGCAGTCAG TGTGGAGGAGATGAAGGccctttctggaaaaaaattcatGTTGGATCTGCATCTTCCGGAGCTGTTGGTTTTCCCTTCACAGACAGACCTCCATGACAACCTGCTGTATACTTCAGGACACATAATTCTGCAGGACAAG GCCAGCTGCCTCCCTGCCTTCCTCCTTGGCCCTGTTGCTGGCTCCCATGTCATCGAtgcctgtgctgcccctggAAACAAGACAAGCCACCTGGCTGCCATCCTGAAGAACAAGGG ACAGATCTTTGCCTTTGATGTGGACCCCAAGCGCGTGGCCACCATGAACACACTGCTGACACGGGCAGGGGTCACTGGCTGTCAGCTGGTCCAGCAGGACTTCCTGACCGTGGACCCCAGAGACCGCAAATACAGCAGGGTAACCCACATCCTTCTCGACCCATCCTGCAGTGGCTCAG GGATGGTGACGCGGGGGCCAGGGGAGGAGGCGGCCCCGAGTGCTGAGCGCTTGCAGGCGCTGGCTGGCTTCCAGCACCGTGTCCTCAGCCATGCCCTGAgcttcccagctctccagcgCCTGGTCTACTCCACCTGCTCCCTGCACCAGGAAGAGAATGAGGATGTGGTGCAGGCTGTACTGCAGGAGTGGGGCTCGGCCTTCAG GCTGGTGACTGCCTTCCCGTCGTGGCCCTGCCGAGGGCTCGCGGCCTTCTCTGGAGCAGAGAGCTGCCTCCGTGCTTCCCCTGCAGAGACCCTCACCCACGGCTTCTtcgtggctgtgctggagcggtgcagggaaggggctgctgcccccag ctccctgcctgcagcagccaagGAGAGCCCGCAGCcaggagagggagcagagccaggagcagctcccaagaagaggaaaaagcagcGGGTGAAAGAATGA